The Microbacterium luteum genome includes a region encoding these proteins:
- a CDS encoding carbohydrate ABC transporter permease, producing MTTTVLDRPVDAAAAASPTPPRRRRRRGFGPRALTYTVLTVGLVLWLIPFVWMLLGSLKTQGEILQRPPTWLPQNPTLENFAAWFGPLDFWQFFANSAIVAVFTVLGNLVFCSMVGYALAKMEFPGKRLLFLLVMVTLMVPGVVTFVPLFVMVSSLGLVNTYPALILPFVTAPVGVFLMRQFMLGIPEPLLEAARLDGAGEWRIFTRIVMPLCGPPLATLGILTFLSSWNNFLWPLVAAQTEEMYTLPVALSLYSTGQNATNYGLLLAGSVLVITPIIVLFVFLQRWFIRGVATTGLK from the coding sequence ATGACGACGACCGTCCTCGACCGTCCCGTGGATGCCGCCGCGGCCGCATCCCCCACCCCGCCCCGCCGGCGCAGGCGCCGCGGCTTCGGACCCCGCGCCCTCACCTACACGGTGCTCACCGTGGGGCTGGTGCTGTGGCTCATCCCGTTCGTGTGGATGCTGCTCGGCTCGCTGAAGACACAGGGCGAGATCCTGCAGCGGCCGCCGACATGGCTGCCGCAGAACCCGACGCTGGAGAACTTCGCGGCCTGGTTCGGGCCGCTGGATTTCTGGCAGTTCTTCGCCAACAGCGCGATCGTCGCCGTGTTCACCGTGCTCGGCAACCTCGTGTTCTGCTCGATGGTCGGATACGCGCTCGCGAAGATGGAGTTCCCCGGCAAGCGGCTGCTGTTCCTGCTGGTGATGGTGACCCTCATGGTGCCGGGCGTGGTGACCTTCGTGCCGCTGTTCGTGATGGTCTCCTCGCTCGGCCTGGTGAACACCTACCCGGCGCTGATCCTCCCGTTCGTCACCGCCCCGGTGGGCGTGTTCCTCATGCGCCAGTTCATGCTCGGCATCCCCGAGCCGCTGCTGGAGGCGGCGCGCCTGGACGGGGCGGGCGAGTGGCGCATCTTCACGCGCATCGTCATGCCGCTGTGCGGGCCGCCGCTCGCGACCCTCGGCATCCTCACGTTCCTGTCTTCGTGGAACAACTTCCTGTGGCCGCTCGTGGCCGCCCAGACCGAGGAGATGTACACCCTCCCGGTGGCCCTGTCGCTGTACTCGACCGGGCAGAACGCCACGAACTACGGGCTGCTGCTGGCAGGGTCCGTGCTGGTGATCACCCCGATCATCGTGCTGTTCGTGTTCCTGCAGCGCTGGTTCATCCGCGGCGTCGCGACCACGGGCCTGAAGTGA
- a CDS encoding glycoside hydrolase family 3 protein — protein sequence MQPTLSTAPDGTRFRDLNGNGVMDPYEDPRLTPEERTADLLARLSLEEKAGLMFQTVIELGDDGDLLETPGAISKSPTSTVILGKGMSHFNVHHIPTARAGARWSNNLQRLAEQTPHGIPVTISTDPRHAFVENTGVAFSAGPFSQWPEPMGLAALDDLEVIRTFADVARQEYCAVGIRAALHPQIDLPTEPRWGRQAQTFGYDAERVSQITAAYLEGFQGDALGPESVACTTKHFPGGGPQRDGEDAHFPYGREQDYPGGMFEYHLAPFREAIRRGTAGMMPYYGMPVGLERDGRPIDEVGFAYNRQIVTDLLREELGFDGVVVTDWELVNDNHVGDQVLPARAWGVEHLDATGRMRMLLDAGVDQFGGEECVDLLLDLVRSGAVAEERLDASVRRILLVKFQLGLFDDPYVDEDAAERIVGNAAFREAGTRAQAESVTVLVDREETLPLFAAPGARIYAEGLADHAVAAYGERAVRPEEADVAIVRIGAPFDPRDDLFLEKWFHQGSLEFPPGLAVRLACIADQVPLVIVVNLDRPAVLTPLLPVASALVADYGSSDEAVLAALSGRIPPRGVLPVEIPRSMDAVRASATDVPDGTADPVFPRGFGLRPVAPAPVAAAPEPVAARQ from the coding sequence ATGCAGCCCACCCTCTCGACCGCACCCGACGGCACCCGGTTCCGCGACCTCAACGGCAACGGGGTGATGGACCCCTACGAGGACCCTCGCCTCACGCCGGAAGAACGCACCGCCGACCTCCTCGCGCGCCTGTCGCTCGAGGAGAAGGCGGGCCTGATGTTCCAGACGGTCATCGAGCTCGGCGACGACGGCGATCTGCTCGAGACCCCCGGAGCGATCTCGAAGTCGCCGACCTCGACGGTGATCCTCGGCAAGGGGATGAGCCACTTCAACGTGCACCACATCCCGACCGCACGGGCCGGCGCCCGCTGGAGCAACAACCTGCAGCGGCTGGCCGAGCAGACGCCGCACGGCATCCCCGTGACGATCAGCACCGACCCGCGCCACGCGTTCGTCGAGAACACCGGGGTCGCCTTCTCGGCCGGGCCCTTCTCGCAGTGGCCGGAGCCGATGGGCCTCGCTGCCCTCGACGACCTCGAGGTCATCCGCACCTTCGCCGACGTCGCCCGGCAGGAGTACTGCGCCGTCGGCATCCGTGCGGCGCTGCACCCGCAGATCGACCTGCCGACCGAGCCCCGCTGGGGACGCCAGGCGCAGACGTTCGGCTACGACGCCGAGCGCGTATCGCAGATCACCGCCGCGTATCTGGAGGGCTTCCAAGGCGACGCGCTCGGGCCGGAGTCGGTCGCGTGCACGACGAAGCACTTCCCCGGCGGCGGACCCCAGCGCGACGGCGAAGACGCGCACTTCCCGTACGGCCGCGAGCAGGACTACCCGGGCGGGATGTTCGAGTACCACCTCGCGCCGTTCCGCGAGGCGATCCGCCGCGGCACGGCGGGGATGATGCCGTACTACGGCATGCCGGTCGGCCTCGAGCGCGACGGGCGGCCGATCGACGAGGTCGGGTTCGCCTACAACCGGCAGATCGTCACCGACCTGCTGCGGGAGGAGCTCGGCTTCGACGGCGTCGTGGTCACCGACTGGGAGCTCGTCAACGACAACCACGTCGGCGACCAGGTGCTCCCCGCCCGCGCGTGGGGTGTCGAGCACCTCGACGCGACGGGGCGCATGCGCATGCTGCTCGATGCCGGCGTCGACCAGTTCGGCGGCGAGGAGTGCGTGGACCTGCTGCTGGACCTCGTGCGCTCGGGAGCCGTCGCCGAGGAGCGCCTGGATGCGTCGGTGCGGCGCATCTTGCTGGTGAAGTTCCAGCTCGGCCTGTTCGACGATCCCTACGTCGACGAAGACGCCGCGGAGCGCATCGTCGGCAACGCCGCCTTCCGAGAGGCCGGCACCCGGGCCCAGGCGGAGTCGGTCACGGTGCTCGTCGACCGGGAGGAGACGCTGCCGCTGTTCGCCGCACCCGGCGCGCGGATCTACGCCGAGGGCCTCGCCGATCATGCCGTCGCCGCGTACGGCGAGCGCGCCGTGCGGCCCGAGGAGGCGGATGTCGCGATCGTGCGGATCGGGGCGCCCTTCGACCCGCGCGACGACCTGTTCCTGGAGAAGTGGTTCCACCAGGGGTCGCTGGAGTTCCCGCCCGGACTCGCCGTGCGTCTCGCGTGCATCGCCGATCAGGTGCCGCTCGTGATCGTCGTGAACCTCGATCGCCCGGCCGTGCTCACCCCGCTGCTGCCGGTCGCATCCGCCCTCGTCGCCGACTACGGCAGTTCCGACGAGGCCGTGCTCGCGGCCCTGTCGGGCCGCATCCCGCCGCGTGGCGTGCTGCCGGTGGAGATCCCCCGGTCGATGGATGCGGTGCGCGCGTCGGCGACGGATGTTCCCGACGGCACCGCCGACCCCGTCTTCCCGCGCGGTTTCGGCCTGCGTCCGGTGGCGCCGGCTCCGGTGGCGGCGGCCCCGGAGCCGGTGGCGGCGCGTCAGTAG
- a CDS encoding LacI family DNA-binding transcriptional regulator codes for MPTSRPTVYDVAERAGVSIATVSFAFRRPDKVRAETREVVLQAAREIGYVPSGSARNLARGRTGVLGLHLFDLLLDVAPGTPAADEGLVDLSTLDLGAPVLEWDAAEDARASEPKVFPLYVDEVQRGFVLECRRNTTGVLLRRGGTGPNEIAETAGQVDGLAILPGHVGLAPTAALSSSVPVVMVSSAGGPGHHVLADNVGGIRSLVDHLVTVHGARSLGWVGAADGWDPRQRRDAFDAAVVSHAEVTGELVDPVDVGVDPVFTALLERADAGSLPDALVCATDQTALAVIDALRERGVEAPRDVLIAGFDGIQATRTSTPTLTTVRQPMELMGRLAAHLLLTDPGDGSIAPRTVTVAVALQLGGSCGCG; via the coding sequence ATGCCCACGAGCCGACCGACCGTCTACGACGTCGCGGAGCGGGCCGGCGTGTCGATCGCGACCGTGTCGTTCGCGTTCCGCCGCCCCGACAAAGTGCGTGCGGAGACGCGCGAGGTCGTGCTGCAGGCGGCGCGCGAGATCGGGTACGTGCCGAGCGGCTCCGCGCGCAACCTCGCCCGGGGCCGCACCGGGGTGCTTGGGCTGCACCTGTTCGACCTGCTGCTCGACGTCGCACCCGGAACGCCGGCCGCCGACGAGGGTCTCGTCGATCTGTCGACGCTCGACCTCGGCGCACCCGTTCTGGAGTGGGATGCCGCCGAAGACGCGCGCGCCAGCGAGCCGAAGGTCTTCCCGCTCTACGTGGACGAGGTGCAGCGCGGGTTCGTGCTGGAATGCCGCCGCAACACCACCGGGGTGCTGCTGCGACGCGGCGGCACCGGGCCGAACGAGATCGCCGAGACCGCCGGTCAGGTCGACGGGCTCGCCATCCTCCCCGGCCACGTCGGCCTGGCTCCGACGGCCGCGCTGAGCTCCTCGGTGCCGGTGGTGATGGTCTCCAGCGCCGGCGGGCCGGGGCACCACGTGCTCGCCGACAACGTCGGCGGCATCCGTTCGCTCGTCGACCACCTCGTCACCGTGCACGGCGCGCGCAGCCTCGGGTGGGTGGGCGCGGCCGACGGCTGGGATCCCCGCCAGCGCCGCGACGCCTTCGACGCCGCGGTGGTTTCTCACGCGGAGGTGACCGGCGAACTGGTCGACCCGGTGGACGTCGGCGTCGACCCCGTCTTCACCGCCCTGCTCGAGCGGGCCGATGCCGGGTCGCTTCCGGACGCGCTCGTCTGCGCGACCGACCAGACCGCGCTGGCGGTCATCGATGCGCTGCGCGAGCGGGGTGTCGAGGCGCCGCGCGACGTGCTGATCGCCGGGTTCGACGGCATCCAGGCCACGCGCACATCCACCCCCACGCTCACCACGGTGCGGCAGCCGATGGAGCTCATGGGCCGCCTCGCCGCCCATCTGCTGCTCACCGACCCGGGCGACGGCTCGATCGCGCCCCGCACGGTGACCGTCGCCGTCGCCCTCCAGCTCGGCGGCAGCTGCGGCTGCGGCTGA
- a CDS encoding SDR family oxidoreductase — protein sequence MRMSGNTIFIPGATSGIGLALAERFHAAGNTVIVGGRRRHLLDEIAAAHPGIDAVEIDTADAASIAAACADVIARHPDLDVVIAMAGIMRAEDWTHPDGFVSSAEQIVTTNVLGPIRLIGALIEHLRAQPDATIMTVSSGLAFAPLRATPSYNASKAAIHMLSESLRLQLAGTSVRIVELEPPAVATDLMPGQRQSPIAMPLAEFVDEVMSILEAEPDVTEVQVERVKHLRYGEQRGDYADVVATLNATDPHA from the coding sequence ATGCGAATGAGCGGAAACACCATCTTCATCCCCGGCGCGACGAGCGGCATCGGGCTGGCCCTCGCCGAACGATTCCACGCGGCCGGCAACACCGTGATCGTCGGCGGTCGCCGCCGGCACCTGCTCGACGAGATCGCCGCCGCCCACCCCGGCATCGACGCCGTCGAAATCGACACGGCCGACGCCGCCTCCATCGCGGCAGCGTGCGCGGATGTCATCGCGCGGCATCCCGACCTCGACGTCGTGATCGCGATGGCCGGCATCATGCGCGCCGAGGACTGGACCCACCCAGACGGCTTCGTCTCCTCGGCCGAGCAGATCGTCACCACGAACGTGCTCGGCCCCATCCGGCTGATCGGCGCCCTCATCGAGCACCTGCGTGCCCAGCCGGATGCGACGATCATGACCGTCTCGTCGGGCCTCGCCTTCGCGCCGCTGCGCGCGACGCCGAGCTACAACGCCTCGAAGGCGGCCATCCACATGCTGAGCGAGTCGCTGCGCCTGCAGCTTGCGGGCACATCGGTGCGCATCGTCGAGCTCGAACCGCCGGCGGTCGCCACCGACCTCATGCCCGGTCAGCGGCAGAGCCCGATCGCGATGCCCCTCGCGGAGTTCGTCGACGAGGTCATGTCGATCCTCGAGGCGGAGCCGGATGTCACCGAGGTGCAGGTCGAGCGCGTGAAACACCTGCGATACGGCGAGCAGCGCGGCGACTACGCCGACGTGGTGGCGACGCTGAACGCCACAGATCCGCACGCCTGA
- a CDS encoding helix-turn-helix transcriptional regulator, with product MDRDALAEFLRRHRETLQPADVGLGAGARRRAPGLRREEVAQLATMSTDYYTRLEQRRGPQPSTQMLAALARALRVTADERDYLFRVAGHAAPDRRTASAYVSPALRRVFDRLEDTPALIISTLGETLEQNALAVALFGDHVAETGWNRYEAYRWFTGPGDARAHYPESYHPQQSRALVSGLRAAVGEMGVRSLAGELAAELTSRSAEFRELWEQQVVARRFADHKTVLHPEVGAIEVDCQVLFTEDRSQALLVLTPEPGGDDGEKIRLLSVVGTQSFGA from the coding sequence ATGGATCGGGATGCGCTCGCGGAGTTCCTGCGCCGGCACCGGGAGACGCTGCAGCCGGCCGATGTCGGGTTGGGTGCCGGCGCGCGGCGGCGCGCCCCGGGGCTGCGTCGCGAGGAGGTCGCGCAGCTGGCCACGATGTCGACCGATTACTACACGCGGCTCGAGCAGCGGCGCGGTCCGCAGCCGAGCACGCAGATGCTCGCCGCCCTCGCCCGCGCGCTGCGTGTGACCGCCGATGAGCGCGACTACCTGTTCCGCGTGGCCGGGCATGCCGCGCCCGACCGGCGCACCGCATCCGCCTATGTCTCCCCGGCGCTCCGGCGCGTGTTCGACCGACTCGAGGACACCCCGGCGCTCATCATCTCGACCCTCGGCGAGACGCTCGAGCAGAATGCGCTGGCTGTGGCGCTCTTCGGCGATCACGTGGCCGAGACCGGGTGGAACCGGTACGAGGCGTATCGGTGGTTCACCGGACCCGGGGATGCTCGCGCGCACTACCCCGAGAGCTACCACCCGCAGCAGAGCCGCGCACTCGTGTCAGGCCTGCGTGCCGCCGTGGGCGAGATGGGCGTCCGCTCCCTGGCGGGGGAACTCGCGGCGGAGCTCACCTCGCGCAGCGCGGAGTTCCGCGAGCTGTGGGAGCAGCAGGTGGTGGCGCGGCGCTTCGCCGATCACAAGACGGTGCTGCACCCGGAGGTCGGGGCCATCGAGGTCGACTGTCAGGTGCTGTTCACCGAGGACCGTTCGCAGGCCCTGCTGGTGCTCACTCCGGAGCCCGGCGGCGACGACGGCGAGAAGATCCGCCTGCTCTCCGTCGTCGGCACGCAGTCCTTCGGCGCGTGA
- the pgi gene encoding glucose-6-phosphate isomerase, whose translation MTAPIDPTGTSAWAELDAHRASFDPDLRGWFAADDDRVGKLSFPLADLHVDLSKNLVTDEILASLVKLAEQTGVAERYAAMRAGEHINTTEDRAVLHTALRRPAGSEPALVVDGQNVDDDVQEVLSRMAAFADRVRSGEWKGVTGKKVTHIVNIGIGGSDLGPVMISAALEPYADAGIQARFVSNIDPTDMAQKTKGLDPETTLFIVASKTFTTLETLTNARLARDWLWAGLEAAGAIDGSDAAKTDAVAHHFVAVSTALPKVADFGIDTDNAFGFWDWVGGRYSVDSAIGLSLMIEFGPEVFRELLAGFHAVDEHVGSTPLAENVPVLMGLLNVWYVNFLGAQSHAVLPYAQQLSRFAAYLQQLTMESNGKSVRWDGTPVTTDTGEVFWGEPGTNGQHAFYQLIHQGTRLIPADFIAFANPAYPLQDDGRDVHGLFLSNFLAQTKALAFGKNAEEVEAEGTTGALVAARTFAGNRPTTSIFAPALTPRVLGELVALYEHITFTQGVIWGINSFDQWGVELGKQLALQIAPAIEGDEDAIAAQDASTRALLEYYRTHRS comes from the coding sequence GTGACTGCTCCCATCGATCCGACCGGCACCTCCGCGTGGGCTGAGCTCGACGCCCACCGCGCTTCGTTCGACCCCGATCTGCGCGGCTGGTTCGCCGCCGACGATGACCGTGTCGGAAAGCTCAGCTTCCCGCTCGCCGACCTGCACGTCGACCTGTCGAAGAACCTCGTCACCGACGAGATCCTCGCCTCGCTCGTGAAGCTCGCCGAACAGACCGGTGTCGCCGAGCGCTACGCCGCGATGCGCGCCGGCGAGCACATCAATACGACAGAGGATCGTGCGGTGCTGCACACCGCCCTGCGTCGCCCGGCCGGCTCCGAGCCCGCGCTCGTCGTCGACGGACAGAACGTCGACGACGACGTGCAGGAGGTGCTCTCGCGCATGGCGGCCTTCGCCGACCGCGTACGCAGCGGGGAATGGAAGGGCGTGACCGGCAAGAAGGTCACCCATATCGTCAACATCGGCATCGGCGGCTCGGATCTCGGCCCGGTGATGATCTCGGCCGCGCTGGAGCCATATGCCGATGCCGGCATCCAGGCTCGGTTCGTGTCGAACATCGACCCGACCGACATGGCCCAGAAGACCAAGGGGCTCGACCCCGAGACGACCCTCTTCATCGTCGCCTCGAAGACCTTCACCACGCTCGAGACCCTCACCAACGCCCGGCTCGCGCGAGATTGGCTGTGGGCGGGGCTCGAGGCAGCCGGCGCCATCGACGGGTCGGATGCGGCGAAGACCGACGCAGTGGCCCACCACTTCGTCGCGGTCTCGACCGCCCTGCCCAAGGTCGCCGACTTCGGCATCGACACCGACAACGCCTTCGGGTTCTGGGACTGGGTCGGCGGCCGCTACTCGGTCGACTCGGCCATCGGCCTGTCGCTCATGATCGAGTTCGGCCCGGAGGTCTTCCGCGAGCTGCTCGCGGGCTTCCACGCCGTCGACGAGCACGTCGGCTCGACGCCGCTCGCCGAGAACGTGCCGGTGCTCATGGGGCTCCTGAACGTCTGGTACGTCAACTTCCTCGGCGCCCAGTCGCACGCCGTGCTCCCCTATGCCCAGCAGCTCAGCCGCTTCGCCGCGTACCTGCAGCAGCTCACCATGGAATCCAACGGAAAGTCCGTGCGCTGGGACGGCACGCCCGTCACCACCGACACCGGCGAGGTGTTCTGGGGCGAACCGGGCACCAACGGACAGCACGCGTTCTACCAGCTCATCCACCAGGGCACCCGCCTCATCCCGGCTGACTTCATCGCCTTCGCGAACCCCGCCTACCCGCTTCAGGACGACGGCCGCGACGTTCACGGACTGTTCCTGTCGAACTTCCTCGCGCAGACCAAGGCGCTCGCGTTCGGCAAGAACGCCGAGGAAGTCGAGGCCGAGGGCACGACGGGTGCGCTCGTGGCCGCCCGCACCTTCGCCGGCAACCGGCCGACCACGTCGATCTTCGCGCCGGCGCTCACCCCGCGCGTGCTCGGCGAGCTGGTCGCTCTGTACGAGCACATCACGTTCACGCAGGGCGTGATCTGGGGCATCAACTCCTTCGACCAGTGGGGGGTCGAGCTCGGCAAGCAGCTCGCGCTGCAGATCGCCCCCGCGATCGAGGGCGACGAGGATGCGATCGCCGCGCAGGATGCATCCACCCGCGCCCTGCTGGAGTATTACCGCACGCACCGCTCCTGA
- a CDS encoding riboflavin kinase: protein MTPEELRVLADPAEAAMVHSVGGAPAVIGTVIHGDQRGRELGFPTANLALASDDRIEDGVWAADVYVGNVRHIAAASIGRRPTFYAAGGVRLLEPFLLDFDGDLYGRTIVVHLRERIRPQRRFASAVALIQQMRRDVEDVRRWAQTARSRPLRARAALPAGAASRSPQRHGARDAQRRRLIEAAVQQELAAGAVISHERIAAVSGVPVGYLRWLLPSIDDLRAVAREVTVPYPR from the coding sequence GTGACCCCGGAGGAGCTGCGCGTGCTGGCGGATCCTGCCGAGGCGGCGATGGTGCACTCCGTCGGTGGGGCCCCGGCCGTCATCGGCACGGTCATCCACGGCGATCAGCGCGGGCGCGAACTGGGCTTCCCGACCGCGAACCTCGCGCTCGCATCCGACGACCGCATCGAGGACGGCGTCTGGGCCGCCGACGTCTACGTCGGCAACGTGCGCCACATCGCCGCCGCCTCGATCGGCCGCCGCCCCACGTTCTACGCCGCCGGAGGCGTGCGCCTGCTCGAACCGTTCCTGCTGGATTTCGACGGCGACCTCTACGGTCGAACGATCGTCGTGCACCTGCGCGAGCGGATCCGTCCGCAGCGGCGGTTCGCCAGCGCGGTCGCGCTCATCCAGCAGATGCGTCGCGATGTCGAGGACGTTCGCCGGTGGGCGCAGACGGCGCGTTCGCGACCGCTTCGCGCACGCGCGGCGCTGCCCGCGGGCGCCGCATCACGATCACCGCAGCGGCATGGGGCGCGGGACGCCCAGCGGCGCCGCCTCATCGAAGCCGCGGTGCAGCAGGAGCTCGCCGCCGGCGCCGTCATCTCGCACGAGCGGATCGCCGCCGTGTCCGGCGTGCCGGTCGGCTACCTCCGGTGGCTGCTCCCGTCGATCGACGACCTGCGCGCGGTGGCTCGCGAGGTCACGGTGCCGTACCCCCGCTGA
- a CDS encoding flavin reductase family protein, which yields MTLLYPEVSESTRVLDVPTHDPDHVRGAMGRFPTGVVALCAIVDGVPVGMVASSFSVGASYSPPMVMFSVQNSSTTWPILRRAVRIGVSVLGSHQSDSCMQLASRSRDRFDGLATTVTDDGAVLIDGAAMWFDCDVYSCAPAGDHSVVVMRVHTMNIDDAGAPLIYHERRFHGLAVIDGGRA from the coding sequence ATGACCCTGCTGTACCCGGAAGTATCCGAGAGCACGCGCGTGCTCGATGTGCCCACTCACGACCCCGACCATGTGCGCGGGGCGATGGGAAGGTTCCCGACCGGCGTGGTCGCGCTCTGCGCCATCGTCGACGGCGTGCCCGTCGGGATGGTCGCCTCGTCGTTCTCCGTCGGCGCGTCGTACAGCCCGCCGATGGTGATGTTCTCGGTGCAGAACTCCTCCACGACCTGGCCGATCCTCCGTCGAGCCGTGCGGATCGGGGTCAGCGTGCTCGGATCGCACCAGTCCGACTCCTGCATGCAGCTCGCGTCGCGCAGCCGCGACCGCTTCGACGGGCTGGCGACGACCGTGACCGACGACGGTGCCGTGCTGATCGACGGCGCGGCGATGTGGTTCGACTGCGACGTCTACAGCTGCGCTCCGGCAGGAGACCACTCGGTCGTCGTGATGCGGGTGCACACCATGAACATCGACGACGCGGGTGCGCCGCTGATCTATCACGAGCGCAGGTTCCACGGGCTGGCCGTGATCGACGGAGGTCGCGCGTGA
- a CDS encoding NADPH-dependent FMN reductase → MSLKVMVVVGNPKPASRTRKVAELLVSHLLSPGSYELEVIDLADHVDEIFAWPSEKMSALNTQVAESDLVVFASPTYKATYTGLLKAFLDRYPANGLAGVTAIPVHTGADFTHAMGPTFTLSPLLVELGATVPGRGFYLALSQMDKLDEVVANAAAEYRSNLNRLATVAAATADAPVTA, encoded by the coding sequence ATGTCGTTGAAAGTCATGGTCGTCGTCGGCAACCCCAAGCCGGCATCCCGCACCCGCAAGGTGGCCGAGCTTCTGGTCTCCCACCTGCTGAGCCCCGGCTCGTACGAACTCGAGGTCATCGACCTCGCCGACCACGTGGATGAGATCTTCGCGTGGCCGTCGGAGAAGATGTCCGCCCTGAACACGCAGGTCGCCGAGAGCGACCTGGTGGTGTTCGCGTCGCCGACCTACAAGGCGACCTACACCGGCCTCCTCAAGGCCTTCCTCGATCGATACCCCGCGAACGGCCTCGCCGGCGTCACGGCGATCCCGGTGCACACCGGCGCCGACTTCACCCACGCGATGGGCCCGACCTTCACGCTCTCACCGCTCCTGGTGGAGCTCGGCGCGACCGTTCCCGGACGCGGCTTCTACCTGGCCCTCAGCCAGATGGACAAGCTCGACGAGGTCGTCGCTAACGCCGCCGCCGAGTACCGCAGCAATCTCAACCGCCTGGCCACCGTCGCCGCCGCGACGGCCGACGCGCCCGTGACCGCCTGA
- a CDS encoding flavin reductase family protein: protein MSHPTPPTAIDARRFRDTLGHYASGITIVSGIEDGAPIGFTCQSFYSVSVDPPLVSFSVMKTSTTYPRIAADGKFAVNVLAHDQHAVSNQFARKGTDKWAGIDWSPAASGNPVIADTLMWVDCEIWAEHEAGDHLIVIGKVVEMSPAEWHERDTEPLLYFKGAYRHLRELEQLAG, encoded by the coding sequence ATGTCTCACCCCACCCCGCCCACGGCCATCGACGCGCGCCGCTTCCGCGACACGCTCGGCCACTACGCCTCGGGCATCACCATCGTCTCCGGCATCGAAGACGGCGCGCCCATCGGCTTCACCTGCCAGTCGTTCTACTCGGTGTCCGTCGACCCGCCGCTGGTGTCGTTCAGCGTCATGAAGACGTCGACCACGTATCCGCGGATCGCCGCAGACGGCAAGTTCGCCGTCAACGTGCTCGCCCATGATCAGCACGCCGTCTCGAACCAGTTCGCCCGCAAGGGCACCGACAAGTGGGCCGGCATCGACTGGAGCCCGGCGGCATCCGGCAACCCGGTCATCGCCGACACCCTCATGTGGGTCGACTGCGAGATCTGGGCCGAGCACGAGGCGGGCGACCACCTCATCGTGATCGGCAAGGTCGTCGAGATGAGCCCGGCCGAATGGCACGAGCGCGACACCGAGCCCCTCCTCTATTTCAAGGGCGCCTACCGCCACCTGCGGGAGCTCGAACAGCTCGCCGGGTGA
- the add gene encoding adenosine deaminase, with translation MTTPAPAARDLRALPKGHLHLHMEAAMRPATLTRLSQKLGIEVTPTTGFAGFTQFSATYRSLLASLDHPDHLGILTDEIFADQAAQGVAYLELAVSPQFYAERYGTVEAALNELIALARAASAAHGVAFGLMPTIDRMRDLDEAMVIARAAAARAGDGVVSLGLANEERGYPAGDFAEPFALAKAAGLQSTPHAGELVGPESIRDALGALQADRILHGVRSAEDPALVAELADRGIPLDVCPTSNLLLEVVDDMAAHPLVGLLDAGVRCSINADDPILFGPDILDEYELCRRELGMTDEQLAACAWTSIETTLADDETKARARSAIDAWLA, from the coding sequence GTGACCACTCCCGCCCCCGCCGCGCGCGACCTGCGCGCTCTCCCCAAGGGACACCTCCACCTCCACATGGAGGCGGCGATGCGCCCGGCGACGCTCACGCGACTGTCGCAGAAGCTCGGCATCGAGGTGACGCCGACGACCGGCTTCGCCGGCTTCACCCAATTCAGCGCGACGTATCGCAGCCTCCTGGCCTCGCTCGACCACCCCGACCATCTGGGCATCCTGACCGATGAGATCTTCGCCGATCAGGCGGCGCAGGGCGTCGCCTACCTCGAACTCGCCGTGAGCCCGCAGTTCTACGCCGAACGCTACGGCACCGTCGAGGCGGCGCTGAACGAACTCATCGCGCTGGCCCGCGCCGCGTCGGCGGCACACGGCGTCGCCTTCGGACTCATGCCGACCATCGACCGGATGCGCGATCTCGATGAAGCCATGGTGATCGCTCGTGCGGCCGCCGCGCGCGCCGGCGACGGCGTGGTCTCCCTCGGGCTCGCCAACGAGGAGCGCGGCTACCCCGCCGGCGACTTCGCCGAGCCGTTCGCCCTCGCCAAGGCCGCCGGGCTCCAGTCCACGCCGCACGCCGGCGAGCTCGTGGGCCCGGAGTCGATCCGCGACGCCCTGGGTGCCCTTCAGGCCGACCGCATCCTGCACGGCGTCCGTTCGGCGGAGGACCCGGCGCTCGTGGCGGAACTGGCCGACCGCGGCATCCCGCTGGATGTGTGCCCCACCTCGAACCTGCTGCTCGAGGTGGTCGACGACATGGCCGCGCATCCGCTCGTGGGCCTGCTGGATGCGGGCGTGCGCTGCTCGATCAACGCCGACGACCCGATCCTGTTCGGCCCCGACATCCTCGACGAGTACGAGCTGTGCCGGCGCGAACTCGGCATGACCGACGAGCAGCTCGCCGCGTGCGCGTGGACCTCGATCGAGACCACCCTCGCCGATGACGAGACGAAGGCGCGCGCGAGGTCCGCCATCGACGCCTGGCTCGCGTGA